One window from the genome of Natronomonas pharaonis DSM 2160 encodes:
- a CDS encoding heme ABC transporter ATP-binding protein, whose product MISLSDVVVEFGETTVLDGVSLSVEEGEFLALVGPNGAGKTTLLRTCNGVLTPAAGTVTVAGRDVAATSARELGRQVATVPQETTLAFEFDVEAVVRMGRTPHRSRLSPADSAGRAAVESALERTETAAFADRSIDSLSGGERQRVMLARALAQATPVLLLDEPTASLDINHQVRTLALARELADDGKTVVAAIHDLELAARFCDTVALLSDGRILDSGRPEAVLTAERLEAAFGVRTAVGTNPVTGSPSVTPLADAPPDGQRVHVLGAGQPAARLLGDLAERGIDVTAGPLPTGDVAAATAGSVGREAVTAPPFKPVSESDIEAATDLIEAADVTVLAGRPAGPTERLTARSERLLALPGTDAPPSAHIAAPGDIVDALEDPTRRQTSSSAVE is encoded by the coding sequence ATGATTTCGCTTTCGGACGTCGTCGTCGAGTTCGGAGAGACAACGGTGCTCGACGGTGTCTCGCTGTCCGTCGAGGAAGGGGAGTTCCTTGCGCTTGTCGGACCCAATGGGGCCGGTAAGACGACACTACTGCGAACGTGCAATGGCGTCCTTACGCCGGCGGCCGGCACCGTCACCGTCGCCGGTCGCGATGTAGCGGCTACATCGGCCCGCGAACTCGGCCGGCAGGTCGCAACGGTGCCACAGGAGACGACGCTCGCTTTCGAGTTCGACGTCGAGGCGGTCGTGCGGATGGGTCGGACACCGCACCGGTCGCGGCTCTCGCCGGCAGACAGCGCCGGCCGTGCGGCCGTCGAATCGGCGCTGGAGCGGACGGAGACGGCGGCGTTTGCCGACCGGTCTATCGACTCGCTGTCCGGCGGTGAACGACAGCGCGTCATGCTCGCGCGGGCCCTGGCTCAAGCGACGCCGGTACTACTGCTCGATGAGCCGACCGCCAGCCTCGACATCAACCATCAGGTCCGAACGCTCGCGCTGGCGCGGGAGCTCGCCGACGACGGCAAGACGGTCGTCGCTGCCATCCACGACCTGGAGCTTGCCGCCCGGTTCTGTGACACCGTCGCGCTGCTTTCCGACGGGCGAATTCTCGATAGCGGTCGCCCGGAAGCAGTGTTGACAGCCGAGCGGCTGGAAGCCGCTTTCGGGGTTAGAACCGCCGTCGGCACGAACCCCGTCACCGGCAGTCCGTCGGTGACGCCGCTCGCCGACGCCCCGCCTGACGGACAGCGGGTTCACGTTCTCGGGGCAGGACAGCCGGCCGCCCGACTCCTCGGTGACCTCGCAGAACGCGGTATCGACGTGACCGCCGGGCCGCTCCCCACCGGCGATGTCGCCGCTGCGACCGCGGGGAGCGTCGGCCGTGAGGCCGTTACTGCCCCGCCGTTCAAGCCGGTCTCCGAGTCGGACATCGAGGCCGCCACAGACCTCATCGAAGCGGCTGACGTGACCGTTCTCGCCGGCCGACCGGCCGGCCCGACAGAGCGGCTTACTGCCCGGAGCGAGCGACTGCTGGCACTTCCCGGCACCGATGCGCCACCGTCGGCACATATCGCCGCGCCCGGCGACATCGTCGACGCGCTTGAGGACCCGACTCGGCGACAAACGTCCTCCTCCGCTGTCGAGTGA
- a CDS encoding helix-turn-helix domain-containing protein, whose product MATNHSPVRIDDQLHPADERILEYFAEEPPDYVPLAANRLGMHLGYVERRVETLVENGLLEPVSQERIYTITDRGQRCVESETALRADGGR is encoded by the coding sequence ATGGCGACCAACCACAGTCCGGTGCGTATCGACGACCAACTTCATCCGGCGGACGAGCGGATTCTCGAGTACTTCGCTGAAGAGCCGCCGGACTACGTGCCGCTGGCGGCCAACCGGCTGGGGATGCATCTCGGTTACGTCGAACGGCGGGTCGAGACGCTCGTCGAGAACGGACTGTTGGAGCCGGTCAGCCAAGAGCGCATTTACACGATTACCGACCGGGGACAGCGGTGTGTTGAATCGGAGACGGCACTCAGGGCGGACGGCGGCAGGTAA
- a CDS encoding DUF7563 family protein, translating into MPRCSNCDAFVTDSYVRVFAPQGMSTVRVCPNCEDKLRDGAEVREARSTRQN; encoded by the coding sequence ATGCCACGCTGCAGCAACTGCGATGCGTTCGTGACCGACAGCTATGTGCGCGTCTTTGCTCCGCAGGGAATGTCGACGGTCCGCGTCTGTCCGAACTGCGAGGACAAGCTCCGCGACGGGGCCGAAGTACGGGAGGCCCGTTCGACTCGGCAGAACTAA
- a CDS encoding cupin domain-containing protein codes for MRKVAIDEVDIENSPLGVHSVRRPVSDALGTEHFAMNYFELQPGESFSGGLHTHHDQEEVFYVQSGEATFEVTDEPDSSTTEAVTAGAGEVIRFPPGEFQEGYNDAENDDPVVGFALGAPSSKHDWEAIESVMHCGDCGEETGHSMSLTDEGSFSFTCGECGNEIAM; via the coding sequence ATGCGGAAAGTCGCAATCGACGAGGTCGACATCGAGAACAGCCCGCTCGGAGTACACAGCGTTCGCCGGCCGGTCTCCGACGCCCTCGGCACCGAGCACTTCGCGATGAACTACTTTGAGCTGCAGCCGGGCGAATCCTTCTCCGGCGGGCTCCACACCCACCACGACCAAGAGGAGGTTTTCTACGTCCAGTCCGGCGAAGCCACCTTCGAGGTGACCGACGAGCCCGACTCTTCGACGACGGAGGCGGTGACAGCCGGTGCGGGAGAGGTCATCCGCTTCCCGCCGGGCGAGTTTCAGGAGGGCTACAACGACGCCGAAAACGACGACCCCGTGGTCGGCTTCGCGCTCGGCGCGCCGTCTTCGAAGCACGACTGGGAGGCCATCGAGTCAGTCATGCACTGCGGCGACTGCGGCGAGGAGACCGGACACAGCATGTCGTTGACCGACGAGGGGAGCTTCTCGTTTACCTGCGGCGAGTGTGGCAACGAAATCGCGATGTGA
- a CDS encoding NAD(P)/FAD-dependent oxidoreductase, translated as MVHIGIVGAGAAAAAATFVIDQTLPDAEVTVLEKSGGVCGRAATRRHDDLVYDYGANYVKSDDDRVVDLLTETLDTDGLVDVSEPIYTFDESGAVAPGRSADDHKWSYERGLTQVAKRLFGATDATVHRRTRVESLARTEEGWTIEDTDGDSWGPFDVVGLNPPAPQTAELLAATDWDDKRLATLQEAVKSVEYRPIWTAVLRYPFRLDRPYYALVNPGKDHDVGWIAREECKRGHVPDGESLLVVQASAQWSAANYDADPAENVAELASLTADIVGDERLAEPVWTDHQGWRYALPEDGVRRGPVSAAAEAGLYCLGDWVAGEGRLHAALAEGLAVGEQIVHAQ; from the coding sequence ATGGTACACATTGGTATCGTTGGCGCGGGAGCCGCTGCCGCCGCCGCGACCTTCGTCATCGACCAAACGCTTCCAGACGCGGAAGTGACTGTCCTCGAAAAGTCCGGCGGGGTTTGTGGGCGCGCGGCGACGCGTCGCCACGACGACCTCGTGTACGATTACGGGGCGAACTACGTCAAATCCGACGACGACCGCGTCGTCGACCTGCTCACCGAGACGCTCGACACCGATGGGCTCGTCGATGTCAGTGAGCCGATTTACACGTTCGACGAGTCGGGGGCTGTCGCTCCGGGACGGTCGGCGGACGACCACAAGTGGAGCTACGAGCGCGGGCTCACTCAGGTCGCAAAACGACTTTTCGGAGCCACCGACGCGACTGTCCACCGCCGCACTCGCGTCGAGTCGCTTGCCCGGACAGAAGAGGGCTGGACCATAGAAGACACCGACGGTGACTCGTGGGGGCCGTTCGATGTCGTCGGGTTGAATCCCCCCGCGCCACAGACGGCCGAACTACTCGCCGCGACCGACTGGGACGACAAGCGCCTGGCGACGCTGCAGGAGGCCGTCAAGTCGGTCGAGTATCGGCCGATATGGACCGCGGTTCTGCGGTATCCGTTCCGACTGGACCGGCCCTATTACGCGCTCGTCAACCCCGGGAAGGACCACGATGTCGGCTGGATAGCCCGCGAAGAGTGCAAGCGGGGGCACGTCCCCGACGGCGAATCGCTGCTTGTCGTACAGGCAAGCGCGCAGTGGTCAGCGGCGAACTACGACGCCGACCCGGCCGAGAACGTCGCCGAACTGGCGTCGCTGACGGCCGATATCGTCGGCGACGAGCGGCTGGCGGAGCCGGTCTGGACCGACCACCAGGGCTGGCGCTATGCGCTCCCCGAGGATGGTGTTCGTCGCGGTCCTGTTTCTGCCGCCGCCGAGGCCGGACTGTACTGTCTCGGCGATTGGGTCGCCGGTGAGGGACGGCTCCATGCAGCGCTCGCGGAGGGGCTGGCCGTCGGCGAGCAAATCGTCCACGCACAGTAG
- a CDS encoding NAD+ synthase, which yields MTASEPTIEGTNVELLFSESELQRRRDHIVEFIEETIETAGADRAVLGLSGGIDSTTVAYLAVAALGPDRVHGISMPSSVNPDDDETDAERVANALDIEFDVIDINPIVDAFVDAAPDHAADDRMALGNVRVRTRAVLNYFVANAEDGLVLGTGNRSEAATGYFTKYGDQAVDCNPIGNLYKCQVRQLARELGVPEDLVSRTPTAAMWEGQTDEEEMGLGYDELDAILAVHVDGPLSKSATVRTLDVPESAVDRVVELYETSTHKRAMPPAPEPL from the coding sequence ATGACAGCTAGCGAACCCACTATCGAGGGGACGAATGTCGAGCTCCTCTTTTCCGAGTCGGAGCTGCAGCGCCGACGCGACCACATCGTCGAGTTTATCGAGGAAACAATCGAGACAGCAGGGGCAGACCGTGCAGTTCTCGGGCTGTCCGGCGGTATTGACTCAACAACTGTCGCCTACCTCGCTGTTGCGGCGCTCGGCCCCGACCGTGTTCACGGAATTTCGATGCCGAGCTCGGTCAACCCCGATGACGACGAAACCGACGCCGAACGGGTCGCCAACGCGCTCGATATCGAATTCGACGTCATCGATATCAACCCCATCGTCGATGCCTTCGTCGACGCCGCCCCCGACCACGCCGCCGACGACCGGATGGCACTGGGGAACGTCCGGGTCCGGACGCGAGCGGTACTGAACTACTTCGTCGCCAACGCGGAGGACGGTCTCGTATTGGGGACCGGCAACCGCTCGGAGGCCGCCACCGGCTACTTCACGAAATACGGCGACCAAGCCGTCGACTGCAACCCTATCGGCAACCTCTATAAGTGTCAGGTCCGCCAGCTTGCCCGCGAGTTGGGCGTTCCGGAGGACCTCGTCAGCCGGACGCCGACAGCGGCGATGTGGGAAGGCCAAACCGACGAAGAGGAGATGGGGCTCGGATACGACGAACTCGATGCGATTCTCGCAGTCCACGTCGACGGACCGCTGTCGAAGTCCGCGACGGTCCGAACCCTCGACGTGCCGGAATCGGCTGTCGACCGCGTCGTCGAACTCTACGAGACGAGCACGCACAAACGGGCGATGCCGCCCGCTCCGGAGCCGCTGTAG
- a CDS encoding enoyl-CoA hydratase/isomerase family protein, with product MIHTDDTDGVRVVTLDRPERRNALTADGLDALRTAIEACPEPVAYLRGAGESFCAGADLSTVADAAAEGAAAEFIERGQATADAIENTDTVVVAGIDGPARGGGVELALACDIRVATPTATLGEPGVTFGLFGAWGGTVRLPEVVGLGAALDFSLSGRVLDAEEAKQIGLVSRVCTDPRSVAESVADNDPLALEHLKRRLRDRAEKSAQQRAEREAFETLAAAHSDRLQDLQ from the coding sequence ATGATTCACACCGACGACACCGACGGAGTGCGCGTCGTCACGCTGGACCGGCCGGAGCGTCGCAACGCGCTGACGGCGGACGGCCTCGACGCCCTCCGAACGGCAATCGAGGCGTGTCCCGAGCCGGTCGCCTATCTGCGGGGGGCAGGCGAGAGTTTCTGTGCCGGTGCCGACCTCTCGACGGTCGCCGACGCTGCCGCGGAGGGGGCCGCTGCCGAGTTCATCGAACGCGGGCAGGCAACCGCTGACGCCATCGAGAACACCGATACTGTCGTCGTCGCCGGCATCGACGGCCCGGCACGGGGCGGCGGCGTCGAACTGGCGCTGGCGTGTGACATCCGGGTCGCGACGCCGACGGCGACGCTCGGCGAGCCGGGCGTCACGTTCGGCCTCTTCGGCGCGTGGGGGGGCACGGTCCGCCTCCCGGAGGTTGTCGGCCTCGGCGCGGCGCTCGATTTCTCGCTTTCGGGGCGGGTCCTCGACGCCGAGGAAGCAAAGCAAATCGGGCTCGTCTCTCGGGTGTGTACGGACCCACGGAGTGTCGCCGAATCGGTCGCCGACAACGACCCACTGGCGCTGGAACACCTCAAGCGGCGGCTTCGGGACAGAGCCGAAAAGTCGGCCCAACAGCGCGCCGAACGCGAGGCCTTCGAGACGTTGGCGGCGGCTCACTCCGACCGGCTGCAAGACCTACAGTAG
- a CDS encoding DUF7114 family protein, producing MDETAHARAAFREGLADITPGALRDHLEEVLEDASLTPGALTVATATALDGAVDRDLAARRGAGVQMSYEGLRLSRSLIRTTPWEHGDRESGDLDVIAAEVLVARGFEYLAHTGVALDVVEAVQQFGRTQTLREAPDCEAVPATRLEADFVRIAVEAGADVALESTPQEVTALAEALAEEFSADPLPTPDVVLADADRRLERLALSHDRPTAGDVSGSSET from the coding sequence ATGGACGAAACCGCCCACGCTCGGGCCGCCTTCCGCGAGGGCCTCGCCGACATCACCCCCGGAGCGCTCCGTGACCACCTCGAGGAGGTGCTCGAAGACGCGTCGCTGACTCCCGGCGCGTTGACTGTCGCAACGGCGACAGCGCTCGATGGCGCTGTCGACCGCGACCTTGCCGCCCGTCGAGGGGCCGGCGTGCAGATGAGTTACGAGGGGCTTCGGCTGTCCCGCTCGCTTATCCGAACGACGCCGTGGGAACACGGCGACCGCGAAAGCGGCGACCTCGATGTCATCGCCGCCGAAGTGCTCGTCGCCCGCGGCTTCGAGTATCTCGCCCATACCGGCGTCGCGCTCGATGTCGTCGAGGCTGTCCAGCAGTTCGGCCGCACCCAGACCCTCCGGGAAGCCCCTGATTGCGAGGCGGTCCCGGCGACCAGACTGGAGGCCGATTTCGTCCGCATCGCCGTCGAAGCCGGCGCTGATGTCGCGCTTGAATCGACGCCACAGGAGGTGACGGCTCTCGCTGAAGCCCTCGCCGAGGAGTTCAGCGCCGACCCGCTACCGACCCCGGACGTTGTCTTGGCCGACGCCGACCGACGGCTCGAACGACTCGCCTTGAGCCACGACCGACCAACGGCCGGCGATGTCTCCGGCTCCTCGGAGACGTGA
- a CDS encoding SWIM zinc finger family protein encodes MEYPTRSKIRSFCTEQSFERGVKYYEQDRIQKLEVEGGDITAIVRGSRDYDISIDIEDDTIRTVCSCPYDYAGDCKHIVAVLLAVEDRSPESTAETADSSDNSETVDVEALIDRTPDDELRTFLLDIIADDRDIRDRFVAFAGEEPGKTVYDYKQEIDRLFEDAAGRGGMIEYDTRIDFSQYHDLVEMHRSRGNIGTATDLYRALAETIRENMNRIDDSSGHYGRELSRAIEGYAETITEQGYGHPEKRPHIEYLFGEFIDADYGFASEDYAEALRTICTTRADLEYWLELLDAHVSGVDLEPGALEASVGSSTETTQDDVQEDISSSEPTDGSNAQSEDETDTTVENGRTDNVLYTSDFATGPLSTDDFTGGTLDVEHLAVGPLEIGYFVGDAFDELRVDAPTTVERHTVEIESPESSASESDLASKLQKRRVLSTYVYVLEELGEEDVLDTLYEEIYLEDKRFCKAYAERLIEQDDEERALEVVEHGIDTFRSTTDLRWLAVDLYRNREPDKYKALLKQLFLDHSEWDAYDELKEACTDREWASIYGEFERTLDQRDRQRLISMYVHEMDLEKAFFELKEAENLSWMRRYQDPVATVDPIEYFEMYREQLIPFAAGETGRRHYREIADHLESMQGLVSDARLEEFVEFLKDKHSNRPAFLDELEKAGF; translated from the coding sequence ATGGAGTACCCGACCCGATCGAAAATTCGTTCGTTCTGTACGGAACAGTCCTTCGAACGGGGGGTCAAGTACTACGAGCAGGATAGGATTCAGAAACTGGAGGTCGAGGGCGGAGACATTACTGCAATCGTTCGTGGATCCCGCGATTACGATATCTCAATCGACATCGAGGACGACACGATTCGGACCGTCTGTAGTTGCCCCTACGACTATGCTGGAGATTGCAAGCACATCGTCGCTGTACTCTTGGCCGTCGAAGATCGCTCACCCGAGTCAACTGCTGAGACAGCCGATTCATCAGATAACTCCGAGACGGTCGATGTTGAAGCCCTGATCGACCGGACGCCTGACGACGAGCTTCGAACGTTTCTCCTCGACATCATCGCGGACGACCGTGATATCCGTGATCGTTTCGTCGCATTTGCTGGTGAGGAGCCAGGCAAGACGGTCTACGATTACAAACAAGAAATCGACCGTCTGTTCGAGGATGCAGCCGGTCGTGGTGGCATGATCGAATACGATACTCGTATCGACTTCTCCCAGTATCACGACTTGGTGGAAATGCACCGAAGTCGTGGAAACATTGGCACAGCGACCGATCTCTACCGTGCGCTGGCGGAGACAATCCGTGAGAATATGAATCGGATCGACGACAGTAGCGGGCACTACGGTCGCGAATTGAGCCGTGCCATCGAGGGGTACGCTGAGACGATCACCGAACAAGGGTATGGACACCCAGAAAAGCGACCGCACATCGAATATCTCTTCGGGGAATTCATCGATGCGGATTACGGATTTGCCAGCGAGGACTACGCCGAAGCATTACGGACGATCTGCACAACGAGAGCGGACCTCGAATACTGGCTCGAGCTGTTGGATGCACACGTTTCGGGTGTCGACCTCGAGCCAGGGGCACTCGAAGCATCGGTCGGCTCTTCGACGGAGACGACTCAGGACGACGTTCAAGAAGACATCTCATCAAGCGAACCGACAGACGGTTCGAACGCGCAGTCGGAAGACGAGACAGACACAACTGTCGAAAACGGGCGGACCGACAATGTCCTCTATACTTCGGATTTCGCGACCGGACCGCTCTCTACGGACGACTTTACTGGCGGAACGCTTGATGTCGAGCATTTAGCAGTCGGACCACTAGAGATCGGATACTTCGTCGGCGATGCGTTTGACGAGCTCCGCGTGGACGCTCCAACAACCGTCGAACGGCACACTGTTGAAATCGAATCGCCCGAATCCAGTGCTTCCGAGTCAGATCTTGCTTCGAAGCTCCAGAAACGACGTGTCCTCTCGACGTACGTGTACGTGCTGGAGGAACTTGGCGAGGAAGATGTTCTGGATACGCTGTACGAAGAGATCTACCTCGAAGACAAGCGGTTCTGTAAGGCGTACGCCGAGCGGCTGATCGAACAAGACGACGAAGAACGTGCACTTGAGGTCGTCGAACACGGAATTGACACATTCCGTTCGACGACTGACCTGCGCTGGCTCGCCGTCGATCTCTACCGAAATCGGGAGCCGGACAAATACAAGGCGCTGTTGAAGCAACTGTTCCTCGATCACTCTGAATGGGACGCCTACGACGAGCTAAAGGAGGCCTGTACCGATCGCGAATGGGCGTCGATATACGGAGAGTTCGAGCGTACACTCGACCAGCGTGACCGACAACGGTTGATCTCTATGTACGTCCACGAGATGGATCTCGAGAAGGCATTCTTCGAACTGAAGGAAGCCGAGAATCTATCGTGGATGCGTCGCTATCAGGACCCGGTCGCAACGGTCGATCCGATCGAGTATTTCGAGATGTACCGCGAACAGTTGATCCCGTTTGCCGCCGGTGAGACGGGGCGTCGTCATTATCGAGAAATTGCGGATCACCTGGAGTCGATGCAGGGGTTGGTTTCTGACGCTCGGCTCGAAGAGTTCGTCGAGTTCCTGAAGGATAAACATTCGAATCGGCCAGCATTCCTCGACGAGCTCGAGAAGGCCGGGTTTTGA
- a CDS encoding DEAD/DEAH box helicase, protein MRIAFEDGTLLLENAPDSIPYAEWDDRVDEYRARAQHYREIKEWTSKTDGQATLHESAATVDSVEDVARAYSEFALTPSVAIEPRDYQQKALSAWRANDRRGTVVLPTGSGKTFLAVQAIADAGVSTLVVVPTIDLMNQWHATLTNAFGDQLPDGIGVLGGGSHNVTNITVTTYDSAYRYINEYGDQFGLLVVDEVHHLPAPTYQQIPEMTIAPYRLGLTATYERADGQHEELEDLLGTVVYREEVDELAGDYLSEYETIHLQVELTPDEREEYDEEYQIYRDYVDSHEFDLWKERGYQEFLKRTSYDPQGRRALIAKQRAEEIARTATKKLDTLDNLLKRHYDDRAIIFTANNDFAYDISQEFVVPCITHQTETDERTAILERFRTGEYSMLVTSQVLDEGIDVPAANVGIILSGSASKRQYAQRLGRILRPTDGRQPARLYEIIAEDTVETYVSERRRQGVTSDADS, encoded by the coding sequence ATGCGTATTGCGTTTGAAGATGGAACGCTTCTTCTCGAAAATGCGCCAGACTCTATCCCATATGCTGAATGGGACGACCGTGTCGACGAGTATCGCGCGCGTGCCCAACACTATCGTGAAATCAAAGAGTGGACAAGCAAAACTGACGGACAAGCAACGCTCCACGAATCCGCAGCGACTGTAGACAGCGTTGAGGACGTTGCTCGTGCCTATTCTGAATTTGCTCTTACACCGTCTGTCGCGATTGAACCGCGTGACTATCAGCAGAAAGCCCTCTCAGCGTGGCGAGCCAACGACCGCCGTGGAACCGTCGTACTCCCGACGGGAAGCGGGAAGACGTTTCTCGCTGTCCAAGCTATTGCTGATGCGGGCGTCAGTACGCTCGTTGTTGTTCCGACGATCGATCTGATGAACCAGTGGCATGCGACGCTCACCAACGCTTTCGGTGACCAGCTTCCAGATGGAATCGGCGTTCTCGGCGGAGGAAGCCACAACGTGACCAATATTACGGTGACAACCTACGATTCTGCCTACCGCTACATCAACGAATACGGCGATCAATTCGGACTCCTTGTCGTCGACGAGGTGCATCATCTACCTGCGCCAACCTACCAGCAGATCCCCGAGATGACGATTGCCCCGTACCGACTCGGCCTGACCGCTACCTACGAGCGTGCCGATGGGCAGCACGAAGAACTGGAAGATCTACTCGGGACGGTCGTCTACAGAGAAGAAGTTGACGAGTTGGCTGGCGACTATCTCAGCGAGTACGAGACGATTCATCTCCAGGTCGAACTCACGCCAGACGAGCGAGAAGAGTACGATGAAGAGTATCAGATTTACCGCGACTACGTGGATAGCCACGAGTTTGACCTCTGGAAAGAACGTGGGTATCAGGAGTTTCTCAAACGGACATCGTACGACCCGCAGGGGCGACGAGCGCTCATCGCCAAACAGCGCGCCGAAGAGATTGCGCGTACTGCCACGAAGAAACTGGACACGCTGGATAACCTTCTGAAACGCCACTACGACGACCGGGCAATTATCTTCACCGCGAACAACGACTTTGCCTACGACATCTCCCAAGAGTTCGTTGTTCCGTGTATCACGCATCAAACCGAAACGGACGAACGGACAGCCATTCTCGAGCGGTTCCGCACTGGTGAGTACTCGATGCTGGTCACGTCCCAGGTCCTCGACGAAGGGATCGATGTGCCGGCAGCGAACGTCGGTATCATCCTGTCTGGAAGCGCTTCGAAACGTCAGTATGCACAACGGCTGGGACGGATTCTACGTCCAACGGATGGCCGGCAGCCAGCCCGCCTCTACGAAATCATCGCCGAAGATACGGTGGAAACCTACGTCTCCGAACGGCGTCGACAGGGGGTGACGTCGGATGCTGACAGCTGA
- a CDS encoding DUF790 family protein, with product MLTADLARSRTYEDTITPLFIDTDDQRYRDTAEELIHIFEEHLGGPKGELEDTIDQLTAADTDYKIVQGLAKLLKDECEFETVAPVAPQRIREELFAVANDNYPIVRQPTLGEDTKSIWVYSTVAERLGITLEECYRGMYADLEENQQLVRFGHRVSDEYEGVEDSTTTTRLTGNSEESYAEDTVTVDWLLTRYNLALAQAVLYDATEMRVRVWDSFATVFSYVKLFGLMHRIYPIDRDGNRVPSTDVADGYEAVLDGAVSLFSKSRKYGIRMANFLPALPLCDRWEMEADILDDDSGPSSRTLSFELDHTEGLSSHYSAQSDFDSDVERTLAQKWERANTDWELIREDDVLDLGAEVMLPDFAVEHPDGRRVLFEIVGFWTPEYLDEKLAKIRDADRDNLIVAVSERLDCSADDFEGMDDRVLWFKSGIHVYDVVELAEEYAVETTLEH from the coding sequence ATGCTGACAGCTGATCTCGCCCGCTCACGTACGTACGAGGATACGATCACTCCGCTGTTCATCGACACTGACGACCAGCGGTATCGAGACACAGCCGAAGAGCTGATTCACATCTTTGAGGAGCATCTCGGTGGACCGAAGGGAGAATTGGAAGACACGATTGATCAACTCACTGCCGCAGATACGGACTACAAAATCGTTCAGGGATTAGCGAAGCTACTCAAGGACGAGTGTGAATTCGAGACTGTTGCGCCAGTTGCCCCACAGAGGATTCGAGAGGAACTCTTTGCAGTCGCGAATGACAATTATCCGATCGTCCGACAACCGACGCTGGGAGAGGATACAAAGTCAATTTGGGTGTATAGTACAGTTGCTGAGAGACTCGGTATCACGCTCGAAGAATGCTATCGGGGGATGTACGCGGACTTGGAAGAAAACCAGCAACTGGTTCGATTCGGACACCGTGTTTCTGATGAATACGAAGGTGTAGAGGACTCAACAACGACGACTCGGCTAACGGGCAATAGCGAGGAATCTTACGCCGAGGACACGGTTACAGTAGACTGGCTGCTGACTCGATACAATCTTGCCTTAGCACAGGCGGTACTGTACGATGCAACTGAAATGCGGGTACGTGTCTGGGACTCGTTTGCGACAGTGTTCAGCTACGTCAAATTGTTCGGGTTGATGCACCGTATCTATCCAATTGACCGTGACGGAAACCGGGTCCCCAGTACCGACGTTGCAGATGGGTATGAAGCGGTTCTCGATGGAGCGGTGTCCCTCTTTTCGAAGTCGCGAAAGTACGGCATTCGGATGGCGAATTTCCTCCCTGCACTCCCGTTGTGTGACCGCTGGGAGATGGAAGCCGACATCTTAGACGATGACAGCGGACCATCCAGTCGGACGCTCTCATTTGAACTTGATCATACCGAGGGATTGTCCTCCCACTACTCGGCACAGAGTGATTTCGACTCTGACGTGGAGCGGACGCTCGCCCAGAAGTGGGAGCGAGCAAACACGGATTGGGAACTCATTCGAGAAGATGACGTACTGGATCTGGGAGCGGAAGTGATGCTCCCTGATTTTGCGGTCGAACACCCTGATGGACGCCGAGTGTTGTTCGAGATCGTTGGATTCTGGACACCCGAGTATCTGGATGAGAAGCTGGCAAAGATACGAGATGCTGACCGTGACAACCTCATCGTCGCTGTGTCCGAACGGTTGGATTGCTCGGCTGACGATTTTGAAGGGATGGACGACCGGGTGCTGTGGTTCAAGTCGGGAATTCACGTCTATGACGTCGTGGAGTTAGCTGAGGAATATGCCGTTGAAACGACGCTGGAACATTAA
- a CDS encoding DUF7837 family putative zinc-binding protein encodes MSTTGPSTLGGCPFCGADVTSTNVLIEYEVDGQPAVFAECPQCREVVKPE; translated from the coding sequence ATGTCTACGACAGGACCTTCGACACTCGGCGGCTGTCCGTTCTGTGGTGCCGATGTAACGAGTACTAACGTTCTCATCGAGTACGAGGTAGACGGACAGCCCGCGGTATTCGCAGAATGCCCCCAGTGTCGCGAGGTGGTAAAACCAGAATGA